Below is a genomic region from Candidatus Epulonipiscium sp..
AAAAGGCTCTTCTACAATGGATATTGCAAAAGTCCTAAAAGAAAAAGAGTTGATTACAAATGAACTCATTTTTAGGTTCAAGAGTAAATACTTTAAATATGATGGGAAATTTAAGGAAGGTAAGTTTGCTTTGTCTACAAATATGTCTGAGGAAGAAATTATGGAAATTTTGACTTCTGTAGGTGTCAAGGCAGAAGGAATAAAATTTACAATCCCCGAAGGATACACCATAGAAAAGATAGCCCAGACTCTAGAAGAAAAAGAGATAGCAAAGAAAGATGATTTTATGAAGGCTATTAAGGAGACAAAATACGATTATGAATTTTTATCACAAATCCCAGAGAGAAGTAATTTTCTTGAAGGTTATTTGTTTCCAGATACCTATGAAATTAGAAAAGATAGTGAGCCTTCTGAGATCATAAGCAAAATGCTTAACAGGTTTGACGAAATTGTGAAACCAGAGTATTATAATAGAGCAGAAGAACTAGGATATACTATGGATGAGGTCATTATCATTGCTTCCATAATAGAACAAGAAGCAAAAAGGGATGAAGAACGCCCTAAAATAGCTGGTGTAATATACAACCGTCTAAACATAGATATGAATTTGCAGATGTGTTCTACAGTGATGTATGCTTTAGGAAAACGAAAAGATCGTCTTCTTTACAAAGACTTGGAAATAGAATCGCCATACAATACCTATTTATATGATGGTATTCCTGTAGGCCCCATATGTAATCCAGGGGAGGCATCCATTAAAGCTGCCCTCTATCCAGAAAAACATGATTATTACTATTTTGTATTAATGGATGAGGAGACGGGGGAGCATGTGTTTACAGAAACTGGGGATGAACATAATGCGGCTAAACAAAAGTATAACCAAAAATTCTAGGAGAAACAATAAAGACGAAAGAAAACTCTTTCGTCTTTATAAATTATAAAAGGTGGACGAAAATGAGTGAAATAAATTACGATTATATTAATGAATTTATTAGAGAAATAATTCCTAAGGACTTAGGAATATTGGGAAAAATAGAAAGAGAAGCTAAGGAAACTAATTTACCTATAGTTCAAAAAGAAGTTGCACAATTGATTTCATTTTTATTATCTGTTAAGAAACCCGAAAACATATTAGAGATAGGGACGGCTGTGGGATATTCATCAATTTTAATGAGTAATTATTTAAAACCTCAGGGAAAAATAACTACTATAGAAAGATATGATATTATGCAAAGGGCTGCTAGGGAGAACATAAAAATGGCAGGTCTTGAAGAAACAATTAATCTTATTGAAGGGGATGCCCAGGAAGTTTTACCTACACTTAAAGCTACCTTTGATGTGATATTTATGGATGCTGCCAAGGGCCAATATAACATATTTCTTCCCCATTGCATAAGACTATTAAAAGATGATGGAATAATCATTGCGGATAATGTATTACATAAAGGAAACATAGCTAAGTCTAGATATGATATTCCAAGGAGACAAAGAACAATACACAAAAGAATGCGCAATTTTTTATGGGAAATAATGCATAATAATGATTTGAATTCCTGTGTACTTCCTATGGGAGATGGAGTAGCATTATGCTATAAGAAAACTAGAAAGGAAGAAATCCATGTTTGAGATACAAAAAAAACCTGAACTTCTTGCTCCGGCAGGAAATTTAGATATACTTAAAACAGCTATTTCCTATGGTGCCGATGCAGTTTATATAGGAGGCAACCAGTATGGCCTAAGGGCAAAGGCTAAAAACTTTTCAATGGAAAAAATGGCAGAAGGTATTAAGTATGCCCATAAAAACAATGTAAATGTATATGTAACAGCTAATATTATTGCACATAACCAGGACTTATCAGGTCTTGAAGATTATTTTAAGGAATTAGAGGCTATGGGGGTGGATGCTCTTATAGTTGCGGATCCTGGAATTTTTAGCATAGCAAAACAAACAATTCCTAATATGCCAATCCATATAAGCACCCAAGCTAATAATACAAACTATCAATCTGTATTGTTTTGGCATAAACAAGGAGTTGAAAGGGTAGTTGTGGCAAGGGAATTATCCCTAAAGGAAATAGCAGAAATAAGAAGTCATGCGCCTTTGACCCTAAGTATCGAAGCTTTTGTCCATGGGGCAATGTGTATATCTTATTCGGGAAGATGTCTTCTTAGTAACTATATGGCCGATAGGGATGCAAACAAAGGGGATTGTGCCCAATCCTGTCGTTGGAGATATCATTTGGTAGAAGAAACAAGGCCAGAAGAGTATATGCCCGTAGAAGAAAATGAAAGAGGAACCTATATATATAATTCTAAGGATTTATGTATGATTGACCATATTCCTGACTTAATAAAGGCAGGTATTGACAGTTTTAAAATAGAAGGAAGAATGAAAACTGCATTTTATGTGGGTTCAGTCGTGAAAATTTATAGGGAAGCAATGGATGATTATTTTAAGGACCCCAATTTATATACATCAAAAAGGGCCTATTATTTAGAAGAAGTATCAAAGTTCAGCCATAGGGATTACACCAAGGGGTTTTACTTTAGTAGGCCACTGGGCACTGAACAAATATATACCCATAATACTTACCTCAGGGGATATAGCTTTGCAGGGACAGTTACAGATTATGATGAAGACTCAAAACTTGTTACGATAGAGCAAAGAACAAAATTTTCGGTAGGAGAAGAAATTGAGTTTATCCCCTTTAAGGGTTCCTCTTTTAAACAAAAAATAGAAACCCTGTTAGATGAGGAGGGAAATGAAATACAATCAGCACCCCATCCAAAGCAAATAGTTAGATTAAAAGTATCACAACCAGTTGAAAAGAATATATTAATAAGAAAAGAAGATTCCGAAAAAGAAATATAAAAATTAAATATTATGAAAGACAGGCACATCTAAGCAAAAGGATTCATACAATAAAAAAGAACCTTTTAGCGGAGGTGTGTTTTTTGTTCTTAGGATTATTGCAATTTGTATTTTCTTTTTCATATTTTACAGGTAGTTCATCCTTTCCACAGCCTCTTACCCAAGAGGAGGAAAAATATTATCTTGAACAGTACAAGGAAGGAGATTGTATTGCAAAGAATGTTTTAATTGAAAGGAACTTACGATTAGTTGCTCATATTGTAAAGAAATACACCAATATCAATAAGGATATGGATGATCTAATTTCAATCGGAACCATAGGGCTGATTAAGGCAATATCTTCCTATGACATTGACAAAGGAACCCGGCTGGCAACCTATGCCGCAAGATGCATTGAAAATGAAATTTTAATGAGCATCCGTTCAAGTAAAAAACAAAGAAATGAAATATCCCTACAAGCCCCCATAGGTATAGATAAGGAAGGAAATGAAATAGCATTAATAGATATTTTATACAATGATACAGAATCCGTATTGGATCAGGTGGATTTTAAGATAAAATTAAAAAAGTTATATGAAAAAATGACAACCGTATTAAAAAGAAGGGAAAAAGATGTTATTAAGATGAGATATGGATTAGAAAATGGTAATGAAAAAACCCAAAGAGAAATTGCAGACATACTGGGAATATCCCGTTCCTATGTATCTAGGATAGAAAAAAAAAGCAATAAAAAAGTTAAGTGAAGAACTTGTAAAATAAAAGTGTTGATGAATTTATCAACACTTTTATTTTACAAGATTTCTCAAAGGGTAATCTTAGGAGAGTATATAATTATTTACATTTATAATATTTAGTGCTATTATATAAAAAAGACTTATATTATTAAATAACAGTCCACATTAATGGGGGTGCTTAAGCAACATAGCCTGTGTTTAAAATTACCCTTGTACAAAATACATAGAAATAAGATAAGATTTACCAAAAACAATAGAGTTTTTGAAAACATTGTATAAATTTATTTACATAAAATTAGAAGATTGCTATAATGAATACATAATTTAAACGAACATACTATAGAGGGGTATAAAATGAAAAGGGTAGAGAAGAGAAAATTGGGAGATTTGCTAGTTGAAGCAGATATGCTGACGGCAGAACAATTAAAAGAAGCATTAAGGGAACAGGCGCAGACCGGAAAAAAGATTGGAGAAATATTAGTAGAAAAGGGTTGGGTAACTGAACAAAACATAGTGGAAGTTCTAGAATTCCAATTGGGTATTCCACATGTGGATTTAACAAAGTATGTTATTGACCCTAAAGTTACTGCTATGATCAATGAGAGCCTGGCAAAAAGACATATGCTAATTCCTATTCAAATTGAAAACAACAGGATAGTAGTGGCGATGAGCGATCCTTTGAATGTTTTTGCCCTAGATGATATAAAAATCACCACTAAGATGGAAGTTATGCCCGTTATTGCTAGTCTTCCTGATGTCAAACAGGCGATAGATAGAATGTATGGGGCAAGCAAGACTGCCAGCATAGCAGCAGAATTCCAAAAACAAATGCAGGATAAAATCAAAAAACAGGCCACTATGGATGACAGTGTAGAAGACGAAGAAGATGTTTTAAATTCTCCTGCAGTAAAATTAGTTAATAGCTTTATTGAACAGGCAATAAGAAGAAATGCCAGCGATATACATATAGAACCCTTTGAGGATTATGTAAGAGTTAGATTAAGGGTGGACGGTCAATTACAAGAAATATTAAGAACCGAGTTATCTACTTTAAATGCAATGGTTACTAGGATAAAGATTCTAGGGAAAATGAATATTGCTGAAAAAAGACTTCCCCAAGATGGACGGATAGGGGTTACCCTCGAAAATAACCAATTAGACCTAAGGGTAAACGTTCTTCCAACTATTTACGGCGAAAAGGTTGTTATACGTTTGATTTATAGAACAGGAATGCAGCTTAGAAAAGAGCAACTAGGATTTTGTTCAGATGACCTAGACCGATTTGTGAGTTTGCTTAAAAATCCCCATGGTATTATATTGCTTACAGGTCCTACCGGTAGTGGTAAGTCTACAACCCTAGCAACAGCCCTAAGGGAGTTAAATAAGCCCAATGTAAATATCATTACGGTAGAGGATCCGGTAGAGAATATGATTGATGGGGTCAATCAGGTTCATGTAAATGTAAAGGCAGGATTAACTTTTGCCAGTGCCCTAAGGGCAATCCTTCGTCAAGACCCCGATATCGTTATGATAGGGGAAATGAGGGATAACGAAACCTGTAATATAGCAGTTAGGGCAGCTATTACAGGGCATTTAGTTCTTAGTACCTTGCATACCAACGACGCCCCAAGCTCTATAACCCGTATGATGGATATGGGCATAGAACCCTTTATGGTAGCCACTGCTGTACAGGGTATTATAGCGCAGAGGCTAGTTAGGCGCATATGTAAAAATTGCAGAACGGCAGTTTCCCTTACAGAAGAAGAAGCTGAGATTATGAATGTGCCCAAACAAACAGTAGTATATAAGGGCAATGGATGCCAGGTCTGTAATAAGACAGGGTATAAAGGTAGGATGGCTATTCATGAGGTCATGGAACTTAATCCGGAACTTAGGGAACTTATTGCAAAAGGAGCAAATGCTGCAGAACTAAAAGAGGCCGCTATGAGGAATGGGATGCATACCCTTTGGGATAATGCCAAAAGAAATGTACTAGAAGGAAAAACCACTGTTGAGGAACTTCTAAGAGTTGCTTACGGTCAAGATTAGGAGGAAGTAAATGGATATTGACAAATTACTTACATTTGGCTCTCAGTCTAATGCGTCGGATATACATATTACGGTTGGAGTACCGCCGATTTTTCGTATCAATGGTAAATTGGTTCCTATTGATATGCCAAAGCTTTCCCCGACTGATACCGAAGAAGTAGTAATGCAGCTTCTAAAAAACTCAAAAAGAAAAGAGATTTTCCATAGAGAAGGAGAACTGGACTTTTCTTACGCCGTACCTAAAATTGGGCGTTTTAGGGTAAATGTCTATAGACAAAGAGGTACCTGTGCAGCTGCCTTAAGAACTGTAGCCATTGATATCCCTAGTCTAGAAGAATTGAAAATGCCTGCAGTTATTGGGGATTTATCAAAGCATGCCAGGGGACTTGTATTAGTGACGGGACCTACAGGAAGCGGGAAGTCTACAACCCTAGCTGCAATGATTGATAAGATAAACAATGAAAGGGCATGCCATATACTTACCCTAGAAGATCCTATAGAGTATCTTCATAAGCATAAACAAAGCATTGTGAATCAAAGAGAAATAGGACCGGATACGAAGTCTTACAGTGCAGCTCTTAGGTCTGCACTTCGGGAAGACCCCGACGTTATTCTAGTTGGGGAAATGAGGGATTTGGAAACCATAGCCATTGCCATTACGGCTGCAGAAACCGGCCACCTTGTTTTGTCCACCCTTCATACCATAGGGGCTGCCCAAACTGTAGATAGAGTCATTGACGTATTCCCGACGGAACAGCAAGAGCAAATTAGAATTCAATTGGCGAATGTATTAAGAGGGGTTATATCCCAGCAGCTTCTTAAAACCAGGGATGGGAAGGGAAGGATTGCCGCTACGGAAATCATGGTAACTACTCCTGCAATTTCTAATTTAATCCGAGAAGGAAAAAGCCATCAGATACATTCTATGATTCAAACAGGTAATATCCATGGAATGCATTCCATGGATATGGATTTGGCAAATCTATATAAGCAAGGAAAAATTGAAAGACAGGATGCCTTAACCTGTGCTCAAGACCAGGAAACTATTCGAAGACTTTTAGGAATAGGATAAGGAGGATGTATTATGCCAATTTATTCATATAAGGCAAGAGATATAAAAGGCAAATTAATAACGGGAGAAGGGGATTTTGATTCAGAGGCGGAAAT
It encodes:
- the mltG gene encoding endolytic transglycosylase MltG; its protein translation is KGSSTMDIAKVLKEKELITNELIFRFKSKYFKYDGKFKEGKFALSTNMSEEEIMEILTSVGVKAEGIKFTIPEGYTIEKIAQTLEEKEIAKKDDFMKAIKETKYDYEFLSQIPERSNFLEGYLFPDTYEIRKDSEPSEIISKMLNRFDEIVKPEYYNRAEELGYTMDEVIIIASIIEQEAKRDEERPKIAGVIYNRLNIDMNLQMCSTVMYALGKRKDRLLYKDLEIESPYNTYLYDGIPVGPICNPGEASIKAALYPEKHDYYYFVLMDEETGEHVFTETGDEHNAAKQKYNQKF
- a CDS encoding O-methyltransferase, with translation MSEINYDYINEFIREIIPKDLGILGKIEREAKETNLPIVQKEVAQLISFLLSVKKPENILEIGTAVGYSSILMSNYLKPQGKITTIERYDIMQRAARENIKMAGLEETINLIEGDAQEVLPTLKATFDVIFMDAAKGQYNIFLPHCIRLLKDDGIIIADNVLHKGNIAKSRYDIPRRQRTIHKRMRNFLWEIMHNNDLNSCVLPMGDGVALCYKKTRKEEIHV
- a CDS encoding U32 family peptidase; translation: MQKKPELLAPAGNLDILKTAISYGADAVYIGGNQYGLRAKAKNFSMEKMAEGIKYAHKNNVNVYVTANIIAHNQDLSGLEDYFKELEAMGVDALIVADPGIFSIAKQTIPNMPIHISTQANNTNYQSVLFWHKQGVERVVVARELSLKEIAEIRSHAPLTLSIEAFVHGAMCISYSGRCLLSNYMADRDANKGDCAQSCRWRYHLVEETRPEEYMPVEENERGTYIYNSKDLCMIDHIPDLIKAGIDSFKIEGRMKTAFYVGSVVKIYREAMDDYFKDPNLYTSKRAYYLEEVSKFSHRDYTKGFYFSRPLGTEQIYTHNTYLRGYSFAGTVTDYDEDSKLVTIEQRTKFSVGEEIEFIPFKGSSFKQKIETLLDEEGNEIQSAPHPKQIVRLKVSQPVEKNILIRKEDSEKEI
- the sigK gene encoding RNA polymerase sporulation sigma factor SigK, producing the protein MQFVFSFSYFTGSSSFPQPLTQEEEKYYLEQYKEGDCIAKNVLIERNLRLVAHIVKKYTNINKDMDDLISIGTIGLIKAISSYDIDKGTRLATYAARCIENEILMSIRSSKKQRNEISLQAPIGIDKEGNEIALIDILYNDTESVLDQVDFKIKLKKLYEKMTTVLKRREKDVIKMRYGLENGNEKTQREIADILGISRSYVSRIEKKSNKKVK
- the tadA gene encoding Flp pilus assembly complex ATPase component TadA, translated to MKRVEKRKLGDLLVEADMLTAEQLKEALREQAQTGKKIGEILVEKGWVTEQNIVEVLEFQLGIPHVDLTKYVIDPKVTAMINESLAKRHMLIPIQIENNRIVVAMSDPLNVFALDDIKITTKMEVMPVIASLPDVKQAIDRMYGASKTASIAAEFQKQMQDKIKKQATMDDSVEDEEDVLNSPAVKLVNSFIEQAIRRNASDIHIEPFEDYVRVRLRVDGQLQEILRTELSTLNAMVTRIKILGKMNIAEKRLPQDGRIGVTLENNQLDLRVNVLPTIYGEKVVIRLIYRTGMQLRKEQLGFCSDDLDRFVSLLKNPHGIILLTGPTGSGKSTTLATALRELNKPNVNIITVEDPVENMIDGVNQVHVNVKAGLTFASALRAILRQDPDIVMIGEMRDNETCNIAVRAAITGHLVLSTLHTNDAPSSITRMMDMGIEPFMVATAVQGIIAQRLVRRICKNCRTAVSLTEEEAEIMNVPKQTVVYKGNGCQVCNKTGYKGRMAIHEVMELNPELRELIAKGANAAELKEAAMRNGMHTLWDNAKRNVLEGKTTVEELLRVAYGQD
- a CDS encoding type IV pilus twitching motility protein PilT, with the protein product MDIDKLLTFGSQSNASDIHITVGVPPIFRINGKLVPIDMPKLSPTDTEEVVMQLLKNSKRKEIFHREGELDFSYAVPKIGRFRVNVYRQRGTCAAALRTVAIDIPSLEELKMPAVIGDLSKHARGLVLVTGPTGSGKSTTLAAMIDKINNERACHILTLEDPIEYLHKHKQSIVNQREIGPDTKSYSAALRSALREDPDVILVGEMRDLETIAIAITAAETGHLVLSTLHTIGAAQTVDRVIDVFPTEQQEQIRIQLANVLRGVISQQLLKTRDGKGRIAATEIMVTTPAISNLIREGKSHQIHSMIQTGNIHGMHSMDMDLANLYKQGKIERQDALTCAQDQETIRRLLGIG